The sequence CTGGGTCAAAATCGGTGAGAACTAAATCAATAATTGCGGTTTCTCGGATGATGGGATCGGTAATGCGATCGCCAATTAATTCTTCAGCTTTTTGAACATCTGCGGGATCAAGATCGGAGAGTTTAACTTTTTGGCGAGGATAATTGCTGATGGTAAAGGTATTTGTATCTTCACCCGGTTGATAATCAAATAAAGATTCAGTTTGACTGACTCGCCAACTATCCGCATATTCGCCATAAAGTTGTTCTACGGAAATCGGTTCAGTTAAGACAGTTCCATCCCGTTTGAGAATATCATCATCGGGGTTATCGTTATAAGTTCCAAAGATCCCTCTGACCGTATCTCGTCGTTCTGGAGACAGGAAAAGGCTAACATTAATCCGATTTTCTGTCATTGTGGCGATCAGTTGATCTCCTTTGGGATAGACAAAACTGTACTGATTCCCTTCTCGATAAATCCGACCTTCCCCAACAAAAATATATTCATTATCGGGTATGGTGGTGGGGACTCCATCAATTAAAAGTTGTTGACTGTCTTGATAAAGTCCGACTCGTTTACCGCCTAAAATAGTGGCAACAGCAGTGGCATTGGAAGCATTTTTTAGAGGATCATTTCCAACGGGTTGTTGTCGGACTTGTATTTTGTAATCGTCGTTCAGAGATTCAAGTAAGGTGAATTCTCCAGCCGCTTGAAAGTCGAGAGATTTTCCATCAATCGTGATATAACGAGGGTCGTTGAATTCATGGGGGTTTGGTTCTGGTGGATCGGGTTCTTCTTTTTCGTCATTGTCGATAATAGTTCCTGTAGCACTAATTGAATCTACTTCTCCTTCACATTCAGCAAAGAGTTGACCTGATGGATCTTTGAGGGTAACAGTCAACGTTTCATCTCCCTCTTTTTGTTTATCTCCGACAATTGCAACAAAAAAGCTTTCCTCTTGTTTCCCTGCTGGAATCGTTACAGTATTATTGGGTAGAAAATAGTCACTTCCTTGAGTTGCTGTATCGCCTTTTTTCCCAGTTTCAATGGTTAGTGTTAGAGGTTGATCTGATACTTCCCGTCGTTTGACAGTAAATGTTAAAAAATTGGTTGTGTCTCCTCTTTTACTATCTTCTTGTACAGGTGTAGCATCTAAAATTGAAATTGGGAGATTGTAAGGTATTTTATAGGTAATTTCTACAACATTCCTAACATTATTTCCCACTTTGTCAATCTGAATTGGAGCAACCTTAAAAAAGGCATTACTATCGTTAGTGTTGCTACTAACTATGGGTTTTGGTATGACTATACTTCCCTCTGGAAACCTGAATGGGCCGGCTAATGGACCCAACGGTGGTCTTTTCTCCTCCAAGGGACCAAAAGTGTTTTTACTATTCACTACTATCGCCTGAGTATCTAAAGAACCCTGAACTGTAGGAGAAAGGCTTGTATTTATTTCTCCTATAAGCTCATACCTTGCTTTTAATTCCATTACTCCACAACCTTCAGATGGCGCGGTGAAGCTAAAGGGTTCAGATCCCAAAAAATCTATAAGCGATTTCTTTTGTTCTTGACCACCATCCATTGACATTGTGATTGAGAGACCCTTTGGTTCAAATGTTAATTCTTCTTGAAGACCTACTCCTAAATTACCTTTGACATCCAGAAGATCAGCACTGATAACTGCTTTTCCTCTTCCCTCGCTATAAGGAATGTCTTTTGAAAACCCAAGCCCTGATGCTTTTAAGTCTAAGCCAGAGCCTATGCTTTCAAGAATAGTTTTTAGAGGTTTTGCTGCGGGTAAATATTTAATTATTGCTGCGTCTATATCTCCTGACAAAGTTATAAAGCTATCTTTTGTTGTACCCTTAGCTTTAATTGAAGGCAAACGTGAATCTATACTAGAGGTGTCTTTTTTATCTTGTGTAAATGTCTCTATTTTAGGAAGTGTAACTTTAAGATCTAAAACATTTTTTATGAGAGGAAATTTTAAACTGGCATTAAGATCACCAAGGCTTTTCTTCACTAGATTATCGGTGGTTTTGGGAAAACCACTGTAATTTATTAAATCCCCAATAAAAATCTTATCATCTTTAGATCTATTGAGATCAGAACGCTCTGCCTTGGTTTGAGCCGGAACTGGATTATTTGTAGAAGGAATGTAAGTATTTAAGTCAACCTCTTGAGTATTTAAAGAAGGCGGTCGATTGATATAAACATCTTTGACGTTAATAGGTCCTAAACTATATTCCAGATCTATTCCCGCACTCAATAGCTCTAGTCCTGCGCCATCAAGACTTAATGTTCCTGTCGCCAAGTTAGTTAATTTAACTTCAAAGTTTTCTCCTAGTTCAACATTATTTGGTAAATCAAAATCAACAGTGATAGGATATTTAAAACTAGCATCCCCTAAACTAAACAAATTTACAAAAGGAACTAGACCAACAAAAGCATTTATATCCCAGTTAAATCCAAATCCTAGATCTTCAACTTTGCCAGATTTATTGAGTTCAAAGGCTAAATCAGTGTATCTGAATTCGCCATTAAAAGGTAAATTTTGGCCAAGC comes from Planktothrix sp. FACHB-1365 and encodes:
- a CDS encoding VWD domain-containing protein; its protein translation is MNTLLTTGTTQTTTIEKALQVAQNYLSDFASSADFNAKMQLAFGNHKIWDKADLIDFPTIEIRPGSEINNARGAFATATNTIYLSQELVDENTGNVGAIASVLLEEYGHYIDAQNNAIDSPGDEGELFADLFLGKGLSESELLGLWGENDSAIVVWDGEGVSIEQQVQSDTLDFSGNNVRLGQNLPFNGEFRYTDLAFELNKSGKVEDLGFGFNWDINAFVGLVPFVNLFSLGDASFKYPITVDFDLPNNVELGENFEVKLTNLATGTLSLDGAGLELLSAGIDLEYSLGPINVKDVYINRPPSLNTQEVDLNTYIPSTNNPVPAQTKAERSDLNRSKDDKIFIGDLINYSGFPKTTDNLVKKSLGDLNASLKFPLIKNVLDLKVTLPKIETFTQDKKDTSSIDSRLPSIKAKGTTKDSFITLSGDIDAAIIKYLPAAKPLKTILESIGSGLDLKASGLGFSKDIPYSEGRGKAVISADLLDVKGNLGVGLQEELTFEPKGLSITMSMDGGQEQKKSLIDFLGSEPFSFTAPSEGCGVMELKARYELIGEINTSLSPTVQGSLDTQAIVVNSKNTFGPLEEKRPPLGPLAGPFRFPEGSIVIPKPIVSSNTNDSNAFFKVAPIQIDKVGNNVRNVVEITYKIPYNLPISILDATPVQEDSKRGDTTNFLTFTVKRREVSDQPLTLTIETGKKGDTATQGSDYFLPNNTVTIPAGKQEESFFVAIVGDKQKEGDETLTVTLKDPSGQLFAECEGEVDSISATGTIIDNDEKEEPDPPEPNPHEFNDPRYITIDGKSLDFQAAGEFTLLESLNDDYKIQVRQQPVGNDPLKNASNATAVATILGGKRVGLYQDSQQLLIDGVPTTIPDNEYIFVGEGRIYREGNQYSFVYPKGDQLIATMTENRINVSLFLSPERRDTVRGIFGTYNDNPDDDILKRDGTVLTEPISVEQLYGEYADSWRVSQTESLFDYQPGEDTNTFTISNYPRQKVKLSDLDPADVQKAEELIGDRITDPIIRETAIIDLVLTDFDPDIIESAINVPSPESSVIIRVEPQATADFTSTFANTPVKINPLSNDIVTTGIPLSLTGYDQTTAKGGTIQLDNNGTPDDKTDDQLTYTPPTNFVGVDTINYTIADDQTTATGTITVTVPAINLTDLNGNNGFTVTGAAGNFAGSSVSNIGDFNGDTIDDFIVGGFAADPNNINATGESYVIFGTNQGFPANFDLSTLNGTNGFIIEGFEAESFSGGAVSSAGDLNGDGLKDVMIGAFASNSNSLNDSGRTYIVFGSNQPFSTRFNLANLDGNNGFVINSNQPLDYSGIAVSSAGDFNADGLDDLAVAAPAGIDTFLGKIYLVYGRRTNFPPAFNPSDLEDDKGTIINHNNGLAGTTVSNAGDINGDEIDDLIIGTEQGLLEGNPKAGETYVLFGKDGGYPNGFSLSNLNGNNGFTIKGDGYSVSSVSGAGDINADGLEDILIGVSQSPGNDQTNAGKAYVVFGTQAGYPQEFDLFTLDGNNGFVVNGVEPDELLGGSVKAAGDMNGDQIDDIIIGASGATANGIKGAGKTYIIWGTNKGFPASLNSSELNGENGFFINGTAENELSGVAVSSAGDINKDNVNDILIGAPGSLFDNTAGKGYVVFGHSTFGNQPVI